From one Macrobrachium rosenbergii isolate ZJJX-2024 chromosome 52, ASM4041242v1, whole genome shotgun sequence genomic stretch:
- the LOC136833661 gene encoding uncharacterized protein isoform X2, whose amino-acid sequence MTFKSESPESVKEAVDIVPEMSSTHSQLTCDSPGLSSPPEIKKPPAPTRKHQNITRTRSEPTRARGDLCVHRTLTRTQSEAMSPILNDHLKKHNIRVAAQLGIDIPSLRTSDIPAIGRARNSSKESDAEFSLPENATMRRPASMTLPENGNTSDQTSRYLSPRPNNFDPSPITITETLTSDSASPASKTAPLGPVPGGQTHYISTKKKVVVKKIEGMGDTRHANKPASQTWAQMVDSTDGPAPRHKGTAQEKGAHSKTDIPAAPPPPLPLSLSVLSERNSESLTGEVTLKASTRYTGICIPQRKSPKFRRGKQRPSSV is encoded by the coding sequence ATGACGTTCAAGTCAGAAAGTCCTGAGAGTGTCAAAGAGGCCGTCGACATTGTGCCCGAGATGTCGTCAACTCATAGTCAACTTACTTGTGACTCCCCCGGACTTTCCTCTCCGCCAGAGATCAAGAAACCACCTGCCCCTACAAGAAAGCATCAAAACATAACTAGAACGAGAAGTGAACCCACAAGAGCAAGGGGAGACTTGTGCGTTCACAGAACCTTGACGCGTACACAGAGCGAGGCTATGTCCCCAATACTGAATGATCATCTGAAAAAGCACAACATCAGAGTGGCAGCTCAACTGGGTATCGACATACCTTCGCTCAGGACATCGGACATTCCTGCAATTGGAAGAGCAAGGAATAGTAGCAAGGAAAGCGACGCAGAGTTTTCACTTCCAGAGAACGCGACGATGAGGAGACCGGCCAGCATGACTTTACCGGAAAATGGTAACACTTCAGATCAAACATCCCGGTATTTAAGCCCTCGCCCAAATAACTTTGATCCAAGCCCCATCACCATCACAGAAACCCTTACCTCAGATTCGGCGTCTCCTGCGAGTAAAACGGCACCACTAGGTCCAGTGCCAGGTGGTCAGACTCATTacatatcaactaaaaaaaaggtTGTTGTGAAGAAAATAGAAGGCATGGGGGATACAAGACATGCAAATAAACCTGCATCGCAGACCTGGGCACAAATGGTGGACTCCACAGACGGACCAGCACCAAGGCATAAAGGAACTGCACAAGAAAAAGGGGCACATTCGAAAACTGATATACCAgctgcccctcctcctcccctccccctgtCATTGTCGGTGCTATCAGAAAGAAACAGCGAGAGTTTAACAGGGGAAGTGACCTTGAAGGCATCAACAAGGTATACAGGTATTTGTATTCCACAAAGAAAATCCCCAAAATTCCGAAGAGGAAAGCAACGCCCTTCTTCAGTATga